In Salvelinus fontinalis isolate EN_2023a chromosome 25, ASM2944872v1, whole genome shotgun sequence, one genomic interval encodes:
- the LOC129822805 gene encoding coagulation factor XIII A chain-like, producing the protein MSSSAHCTGTNFLGRLKSPICSSNAEQDDHQLPKFEHFGEAVAIPRGPSHDATLECVRVDMMQNENKSDHHCHLYEGKNNILIVRRAQEFQMTLQFNQPVNPSDTFQVEFYIGIDADVLNGTKIIISFDGSQTGNWTGRMLQQQGDECVVGITPSANAIIGKYYTNVAVIGSNGVSRTQKDSGTDFYLLFNAWASNDEVYMPNEEDRQEYVMNDNGFIYEEESGGGRQWYYGQFAEGILDACFQILDDSHMPLVNRGDAVKVCRIGSAMMNSQDDRGVLVGNWSDDYSLGTAPTFWIGSDQILLQYVNKGPVSFAQCWVYAGTFNTFLRCLGIPARVITNFNSAHDNTGNIVTDLVFNSVGNQLELNERLTRDSIWNYHCWNEAYLSRLDLPADQDLGGWQVVDSTPQETSDGYYRCGPCSVKAIKEGMLGYQFDSPFVFAEVNSDVYKYKLNSQTGKTELLSVDTTYVGKKVLTKSIGGNNEPMDITETYKYPEGSSKDEETMKNAERTYKTHMQYDDEQGVEMTLEIPQERVKIGQNFQMAVVFRNLSEDTRTIHGFLVGSTIYYTNIQKAQFKQETFDLTLHPMETSRIQVGVLAQNYMPQLGCQSNLRLVVTAKSMENNQDMTAIQIVNLKGPELAFAISGPAKVNQEVYVKVEFTNPFPFTLHDVRMAMQGPNFLSYRERLYSEISIGASITWIESCVPTRSGNTMIYAVLDCSVLGNVQGNWPIYVQA; encoded by the exons CCACCCTGGAATGTGTGAGAGTGGACATGATGCAAAATGAGAACAAGAGCGACCACCACTGTCACTTGTACGAAGGCAAAAACAACATTCTCATCGTCCGCAGGGCTCAAGAGTTTCAGATGACCCTTCAGTTCAACCAGCCCGTAAATCCCAGTGACACATTCCAGGTTGAGTTTTACATTG GTATTGATGCCGACGTGTTGAATGGCACAAAGATCATCATCTCCTTTGACGGCTCACAAACTGGGAATTGGACCGGCCGCATGCTACAGCAACAAGGGGATGAGTGCGTGGTGGGCATCACCCCTTCTGCGAACGCCATCATCGGAAAGTACTACACGAATGTGGCGGTCATCGGTTCCAATGGAGTTTCAAGGACACAAAAGGACTCTGGAACAGACTTCTACCTCCTGTTCAACGCCTGGGCGTCCA ATGATGAAGTGTACATGCCCAATGAGGAAGACAGGCAAGAGTATGTGATGAATGATAATGGCTTCATATACGAGGAGGAATCAGGTGGTGGAAGGCAATGGTATTATGGTCAG TTTGCGGAAGGGATTCTTGATGCCTGTTTCCAAATCTTGGATGACTCACACATGCCTCTAGTAAACAGAGGCGATGCTGTCAAAGTCTGCAGGATAGGCTCTGCAATG ATGAACTCCCAGGATGACCGCGGGGTCTTGGTGGGCAACTGGAGCGATGACTACTCCCTTGGCACTGCACCAACCTTCTGGATTGGCAGTGACCAGATCCTGCTCCAGTACGTCAACAAAGGGCCCGTCAGCTTCGCCCAGTGCTGGGTCTACGCCGGGACGTTCAACACCT TCCTGCGGTGTCTGGGCATCCCTGCCAGGGTGATCACCAACTTCAACTCCGCCCACGACAACACAGGGAACATCGTCACGGATCTCGTCTTCAACTCTGTGGGAAATCAGCTTGAACTGAACGAGCGCCTTACCAGAGACTCAATCTG GAACTACCACTGCTGGAACGAGGCTTACTTGTCCAGACTTGACCTCCCTGCAGACCAGGACTTAGGTGGCTGGCAGGTGGTGGATTCCACCCCCCAGGAAACCAGTGATG GATATTACCGCTGTGGACCTTGCTCTGTCAAAGCCATCAAGGAAGGAATGCTCGGCTATCAATTTGATTCCCCGTTTGTGTTCGCTGAG GTGAATAGCGACGTTTACAAATACAAGCTAAATTCACAAACTGGGAAAACTGAGTTACTAAGCGTAGACACAACTTATGTCGGCAAGAAAGTCCTGACGAAGTCCATTGGTGGAAACAATGAGCCAATGGACATTACAGAGACGTACAAATACCCAGAAG GCAGTAGTAAAGATGAGGAGACCATGAAGAATGCAGAGAGAACCTACAAGACGCATATGCAATATGACGACGAGCAGGGCGTGGAGATGACGCTGGAGATCCCGCAGGAGCGTGTGAAGATTGGCCAGAACTTCCAGATGGCTGTGGTCTTCAGGAACCTGAGTGAAGACACACGCACCATCCATGGCTTCCTGGTCGGCTCCACCATCTACTACACCAACATCCAAAAGGCTCAGTTCAAGCAGGAGACCTTTGACCTCACTCTGCACCCCATGGAGA CGTCGAGGATACAGGTGGGTGTGCTGGCCCAGAACTATATGCCCCAGCTGGGTTGCCAATCCAACCTCCGCCTTGTGGTGACGGCCAAGAGCATGGAGAACAACCAGGACATGACGGCCATACAGATAGTGAACCTGAAAGGCCCCGAGCTGGCCTTTGCG ATCAGTGGACCAGCGAAGGTGAACCAGGAGGTATATGTCAAGGTGGAGTTCACCAACCCATTCCCATTCACCCTGCATGACGTGAGGATGGCCATGCAAGGGCCTAATTTTTTGTCATACCGGGAAAGGTTGTACAG tgaGATCTCTATCGGCGCCTCCATCACCTGGATAGAGTCCTGTGTCCCTACGAGGTCTGGGAATACAATGATCTATGCTGTCTTGGACTGCTCGGTCCTCGGGAATGTGCAAGGCAATTGGCCCATCTACGTCCAGGCCTGA